The following DNA comes from Pseudophryne corroboree isolate aPseCor3 chromosome 8, aPseCor3.hap2, whole genome shotgun sequence.
taactttactatgaagaaagtatttttactcacggctttttcttcgctccggcgatcgtaatgtgattgacaggaaatgggtgttactgggcggatacacggcgtttcaggggcgtgtggctgaaaacgcaaccgtttccggaaaaaacgcaggagtggccggggaaacggtgggagtgcctgggcgaacgctgggtgtgtttgtgacgtcaaccaggaacgacaagcactgaaatgatcgcacaggcagagtaagtctggagctactctgaaactgctaactcgtttgtaatcgcaatattgcgcgtacgtcggtcgcaattttaagaagctaagattcactcccagtaggcggcggcttagcgtgtgtaactctgctacattcgccttgcgagcgaacaactcggaatgagggccgttatacggtgcagtcgttgtacagctacaaactgagcgattgttatatggtgcagccgttgtacagctacaacctgagcgattgttatacggtgcagccattgtacagctacaacctgagcgattgttatactatgcagccattgtacagctacaacctgagcgattgttatacggtgcagccgttgtacagctacaacctgagcgattgttctaCGGTGCAGCAGCAACCTgaccgattgttatacggtgcatccATTGtatagctacaacctgagcgattgttatacagtgcagctattgtacagctacaacctgagcgattgttacacagtgcagctattgtacagctacaacctgagcgattgttacacagtgcagctattgtacagctacatcctgagcgattgttatacggcacagcctgagcgattgttatatggtgcagctgttgtacagctacaacctgagcgattgttatacgatgcagctgttgtacagctacaacctgagcgattgttatacggtgcagccgttgtacagctacaacctgagcgattgttatacggtgcagccgttgtacagctacaacctgagcgattgttatacggtgcagccgttgtacagctacaacctgagcgattgttatacggtgcagccgttgtacagctacaatctgagcgattgttatacggtgcagccgttgtacagctgcaacctaagcgattgttatacggtgcagccattgtacagctacaacctgagcgattgttatactgtgcagctattgtacagctacatcctgagcgattgttatacggtgcagccattgtacagctacaacctgagcgattgttatacggtgcagccgttgtacagctacaacctgagcgattgttatacggtgcagtcatTGTACAGCTAcatcctgagcgattgttatacggtgcagccgttgtacagctacaacctgagcgattgttatacggtgcagccgttgtacagctacaacctgagcgattgttatacggtgcagccgttgtacagctacaacctgatcgattgttatacggtgcagccgttgttcagctacaacctgagcgattgttttacggtgcagccattgtacagctacaacctgagcgattgttatacggtgcagccgttgtacagctacaacctgagcgattgttatacggtgcagccgttgtacagctacaacctgagcgattgttatacggtgcaaccgttgtacagctacaacctgagcgattgttatatggtacagccgttgtacagctacaacctgatcgattgttatacggtgcagccgttgtacagctacaacctgagcgattgttatacggtgcagtcgttgtacagctacaacctgagcgattgttatatggtacagccattgtacagctacaacctgagcgattgttatacggtgcagccgttgtacagctacaacctgagcgattgttatacggtgcagtcgttgtacagctacaacctgagcgattgttatatggtacagccattgtacagctacaacctgagcgattgttatacggtgcagccgttgtacagctacaacctgagcgattgttatacggtgcagccgttgtacagctacaacctgagcgattgttatacggtgcagtcgttgtacagctacaacctgagcgattgttatatggtacagccgttgtacagctacaacctgagcgattgttatacggtgcagccgttgtacagctacaacctgagcgattgttatacggtgcagtcgttgtacagcaacaacctgagcgattgttatacggtgcagtcgttgtacagcaacaacctgagcgattgttatacggtgcagccattgtacagctaaaacctgagcgattgttatatggtacagccattgtacagctacaacctgagcgattgttatacggtgcagccgttgtacagctacaacctgagcgattgttatacggtgcagtcgttgtacagctacaacctgagcgattgttatatggtacagccattgtacagctacaacctgagcgattgttatacggtgcagccgttgtacagctacaacctgagcgattgttatacgatgcagccgttgtacagctacaacctgagcgattgttatacggtgcagtcgttgtacagctacaacctgagcgattgttatatggtacagccattgtacagctacaacctgagcgattgttatacggtgcagccgttgtacagctacaacctgagcgattgttatacggtgcagtcgttgtacagcaacaacctgagcgattgttatacggtgcagtcgttgtacagcaacaacctgagcgattgttatacggtgcagccgttgtacagctaaaacctcagcgattgttatacggtgcagccgttgtacagctacaacctgagcgattgttatacaatgcagccgttgtacagctacaacctgagcgattgttatacggtgcagtcgttgtacagcaacaacctgagcgattgttatacggtgcagccgttgtacaggtacaacctgagcgattgttatacggtgcagtcgttgtacagctacaacctgagcgattgttatacggtgcagctgttgtacagctacaacctgtgcgattgttatacggtgcagctattgtacagctacaacctgagtgattgttatacggtgcagccattgtacagctacaacctgagcgattgttatacaatgcagccgttgtacagctacaacctgagcgattgttatacggtgcagccattgtacagctacaacctgagcgattgttatacggtgcagccattgtacagctacaacctgagcgattgttatacggtgcagccgttgtacagctacaacctgagcgattgttatatggttcagccattgtacagctacaacctgagcgattgttatacggtgcagccgttgtacagctacaacctgagtgattgttatacggtgcagccattgtacagctacaacctgagcgattgttatacaatgcagccgttgtacagctacaacctgagcgattgttatacggtgcagccattgtacagctacaacctgagcgattgttatacggtgcagccattgtacagctacaacctgagcgattgttatacggtgcagtcgttgtacagcaacaacctgagcgattgttatacggttcagccattgtacagctacaacctgagcgattgttatacggtgcagccgttgtacagctacaacctgagtgattgttatacggtgcagccattgtacagctacaacctgagcgattgttatacggtgcatccattgtacagctacaacctgagcgattgttatactatgcagccattgtacagctacaacctgagcgattgttatacggtgcagccgttgtacagctacaacctgagtgattgttatacggtgcagccgttgtacagctacaacctgagcgattgttatactatgcagccattgtacagctacaacctgagcgattgttatacggtgcagccgttgtacagctacaacctgagtgattgttatacagtgcagctattgtacagctacaacctgagcgattgttatactatgcagccattgtacagctacaacctgagcgattgttatacggtgcagccgttgtacagctacaacctgagcgattgttatacggtgcagccgttgtacagctacaacctgagcgattgttatacggtgcagccgttgtacagctacaacctgagcgattgttatacggtgcagccgttgtacagctacaacctgagcgattgttatacggtgcagccgttgtacagctacaacctgagcgattgttctaCGGTGCAGcagcaacctgagcgattgttatacggtgcagccattgtacagctacaacctgagcgattgttatactgtgcagccattgtacagctacaacctgagcgattgttatactgtgcagccattgtacagctacaacgtgagcgattgttatacggtgcagtcgttgtacagcaaCAACctcagcgattgttatacggtgcagccattgtacagctacaacctgagcgattgttatacagtgcagccgttgtacagctacaacctgagcgattgttatacggtgcagtcgttgtacagctacaacctgagcgattgttatacaatgcagccattgtacagctacaacctgagcgattgttatacggtgcagccattgtacagctacaacctgagcgattgttatacggtgcagccattgtatagctacaacctgagcgattgttatacggtgcagccattgtacagctacaacctgagcgattgttatacagtgcagccattgtacagctacaacctgagcgattgttatacggtgcagccattgtacagctacaacctgagcgattgttatacagtgcagccattgtacagctacaacctgagcgattgttatatggtgcagccattgtacagctacaacctgagcgattgttatatggtGCAGCCATTGtatagctacaacctgagcgattgttatacggtgcagctattgtacagctacaacctgagtgattgttatacgatgcagccattgtacagctacaacctgagcgattgttatacggtgcagctattgtacagctacaacctgagcgattgttatacggtgcagccattgtacagctacaacctgagcgattgttatacggtgcagccattgtacagctacaacctgagcgattgttatacagtgcagccattgtacagctacaacctgagcgattgttatatggtgcagtcgttgtacagctacaacctgagcgattgttatacggtgcagccgttgtacagctacaacctgagcgattgttatacggtgcagctattgtacagctacaacctgagcgattgttatacggtgcagccgttgtacagctacaacctgagcgattgttatacagtgcagccattgtacagctacaacctgagcgattgttatacggtgcagctattgtacagctacaacctgagcgattgttatacggtgcagccattgtacagcaacAACCTGAGCAATTGTTATActgtgcagctattgtacagctacaacctgagcgatagtTATactgtgcagccattgtacagctacaacctgagcgattgttatacggtgcagctattgtacagctacaacctgagcgattgttatacggtgcagccgttgtacagctacaacctgagcgattgttatacggtgcagctattgtacagctacaacctgagcgattgttatacggtgcagctattgtacagctacaacctgagcgattgctatacggtgcagccgttgtacagctacaacctgagcgattgctatacggtgcagccattgtacagctacaacctgagcgattgttatacagtgtAGCCATTGtatagctacaacctgagcgattgttatacggtgcagccattgtacagctacaacctgagcgattgttatacggtgcagccattgtacagctacatcctgagcgattgttatacggtgcagctattgtacagctacaacctgagtgattgttatacggtgcagtcattgtacagctacaacctgagcgattgttatacggtgcagtcattgttcagctacaacctgagcgattgttttacggtgcagccattgtacagctataacctgagcgattgttatacggtgcagccgttgtacagctacaacctgagtgattgttatacggtgcagccattgtacagctacaacctgagcgattgttatactgtgcagctattgtacagctacaacctgagcgattattatacggtgcagccattgtacagctacaacctgagcgattgttatacggtgcagccattgtacagctacaacctgagcgattgttatacggtgcagccgttgtacagctacaacctgagcgattgttatacggtgcagcctttgtacagctacaacctgagcgattactTTCTGCAATAATGAGATCATAGAGTAACATTCTCATGAATATCTATGAGCCCAGATGGGGTTAGTGGGTGCAGAGAGTAGCCCCATGCAGCGCACATCACTGATTGCCAATAGATAATTACACGTGTGTTATTCATGTGCGCCTAGGATGTATAACGTGTGCAGTGATAATTGCACAGTCCACATTCACTGAACACATAAGATGAACACTAATTCTTGCATATCCCAGCATTTGGCTTACCATACAGCTACCCGGTCTGGGTCATTGCACATGTGACTGCAGGCGGATGCAAGTGGCGACTCCCAGCTCTCAGGGCGCAGCAGCTGCTATATATTAGTGTTCTGTAGGAGTGTCCTGTCGCTGCATTGCCATGGCTGAGGACAACGCAGGTTATAAAGAGACCAGGTGCTCTCACACTGTACGCCTACGTTTCCACTAGCCACGTGCAGCTGCATCACTGTATCTACAGTAGTTCATTAACATACTTTCACTTGAATGAAAATAAAGGAAAGTTATGAGAAATACACAAGATTACAGTAGATGTCAAAATCGGGAAAAAATGCATTAATCGTATATTTTGTACAAGAAAAATGTATGAAACCAAAATTCAAAGAATGTGATTTATTTTAAAGTTGAACATGAGAAAAGGGAAAATATCTGTACCCCCAGATGATGGTGACTCCGTCCTGTACCAATGTGGCCACAAGCCCAGGATAATGTGATGGGAGTGACACCTATGATATTAGTAACATGTATTATATGATAACACATATAGTATATAGGTGACACTAATCTTTTCATGCATCAAGTTTGGAGGAATAACCTCACATCCACATAAATCATTTTCAGCATTTGTGAACTGATTAAATTTCAGCTTTAAAATGTGTTTCATGAAGAGAAACCTGTTTTTGTGAATTTCCCAAATAgcgtttattttattgtgtttgcGCCGATCTTACAAAATAATGGAAATTGTGGTGATTTTTGATACTTGACAGAAGATGTATATACACGTGTACAATAAGCTTCTTACAAATGCTTCTAGCTTCATGTTTAATACAAGATACAATAATATTCTGCTGAACATTTACGCCCGTTCCAAACACAACTGAGAATAACATGATGTAAAACAGCACATTTTCTTGTCAGTGACGCCCTCTGGTTACAGCGCGTTGCCCATAAGGCAATTGCTGGACAGCCAGTAACTTGTTCTATAAAGTTTATACTGCTGTGTAACGTTGGGGGAGATGTatcgagccttggagagagagacagtggagaagttgtgcAAAGCTCCCAACCTCTTGTGTGATTTATCTAGCACAGACGGTAACATTAtactataagctgattggttgctttgggctacTTCTCCATTTTTTCTCTTTCCAAGGctcgatacatctccccctgtgtgacagctggttgtccGCCGGCCGAGGTTTCGGTCTCCCCGGTGAGGGCACTGCCTGTATAATGTATATGAGTGGTAATGTATCCGCAGAATAATAAATGTTACATATTATTAGTTTAGGAAGAGAGAAAAGGGGGAATGTAAGGCAAGTCTTTGTGATTAATGTACATTTCTGGGACAATATGAACTAGAATAGTGCATTAAATGGGTACGAGCTGCAGCACAGCGGGTAGGCCTGGCACACGCGCTGGGTGCTCTCTACCTGGGGAGGCTTGTGACCTCATTCCCCAACCCCTGACTCTCAGCATAGGTGACCCGCAGCCAGCAGACTCACATGTAACCAGGCTATACCATTGTGCCAGTGGACATGGGCATTATAAGCACTGGATGAGTGCCATTATGTTATGTTTTAGGTGCCCCCCAACCATTGgcaccctaggcaactgcctaaaggTAGCTCCAGCCCTGATAACTGGAAGATCACTCACAGGTCTCTGTCTCCTCCACCCACCCAGACTATGAGGTGTTCAGTAGGGATCTGGTGTACAGTCCCTGGTAAAAAGCTGAGACATCCCCTGCAGTGTCCGGGACCCTGTAGCCCATGCCATTGGGCTCCCCAACATTCATCAGGCTACTAATGGAAAATGGGTGGTTAAAGTCATAGTGAGAGTTCTGTCCAATTTCTTCAGGGGTTAATTCCATGAAATAAGCTCCTGTCCCCCTCCCATGCTCCCCGTCCTCCAGCAAAGATGTGTGACATTCTCCGTGTTCCTCCTTCCCCTCCACCAGTGACTCCACTTTCTCTGAGACCGGAGTCCCTGATGTTTCTTTGGGGGTTTGAGTAGCTGCTTTTTGCTTTAAAGCCAACTTGAATCTCTTCTGCCTCCTTAGATAGCAGCCATTCTCAAACATGTCTCCTGAGTTTGGATGCAAGGCCCAGAATGAGCCTTTGCCTGGCCTGTCTGGGGCCCTGGAAACTCTCACAAAGCAGTCATTGAAAGAAAGGGAATGCCGTATAGAGTTCTGCCATCTCTGCTGGTTTTGGCGGTAGTAGGGGAAGAGATCCATGATCCACTGGTAGATCTCGTTGAGCGTGAGCATCTTTCCCGGGGCCTGCTGTATAGCCATGGTAATGAGGGAAATGTAGGAGTATGGGGGTTTGGAGTGAGCTGCATACCTCCGCTCGTACCTTTTTGCAGTCTCCCTTGGTTGGCTAGGACTGGTGTAGGACTGATAGGCCAGTCCTGAGGCTGCCGTAGGTATGGAGGAAGCTGGGTATGGGCCAGAGGCTGGTGGGGCCACAGGGCTGAGGGTCATGTATGAgttgagtggtgtcagtggtcccaTAGTAGTTGCTGATGGATACAtctgggaaagagagagagagcgaataCACAGGTGAAGAAGAGAAACTGAAGAACGGTCGGGAACTTAGAGTAGTGACATTTATGTTTTCCTGTTCTGCTCTGTACCCTAAGGAAACAAACAGGAGACACAAATATCTGTAACCGGTTCTATATCCGGGCACACTTAACCTCTCATTTACCAGATTCCCTTCTCTCTAGCAGGAGCCCTACATGTATTCGGGCCTTGCTGCAGAGAACCCTCTTCTTCCTCCAGCCACATCTGGACATCATTAGGAGATATGTGACTGATAAGAGAATAAGTTACTGATCCAGGTCACCCCTTTATAAGCACAGAAGAAAGACACATTTCTATTCCACGTTTATATATGAAGTGTGTGCTCTGCAGACAACACAGGTAAGAGTCCCCCTAATTCTGCTCTCCCTCAGCCCAATGTCCTCATAGACTTAGACAGAAGACTGCTCAACCCTTGTCCAGTAAGTCCTGAAACACACGTCATCTCTGAGTACATGTAACACTATGTTCTCTGTCCTATATACCTGTGCTAGTCACCTGCAGTGTATTTGTGACCTCCGCCCTGACCGGGGACCTGAGCCTTCTACATCCCCAGGAAAACATTCTGCACCATTAACCCATGAGACGCCACACAGCGACTTGCCCCACATACATCTCTGTATATCACAGCACTAGTAGGTTCCACAGCTCAGCACAACAGCAACTTGCATAGTACACAACTATTATAAGCAGGAGCCACGGTATAACGCAGAGCCACCGCTGGGGATACAGTCCGCACATGAAGGGCTGAATATGGAGAAAGAGGAACAGGGAACTGATCTCCAGGAGTCCTCTGCGCTGAGTGCAAGGCCCAGCTAGGTGCACAATGTCCTCACCCCGTGTGGCCACCAGAAGTTTTACTGTAGTTGGATTATAAAATGACCATAAAACACAGATACATGGGAAGTACACGCATAAGAGACGTGTTCTATAGAAGATGCGACCACCAGAAATATAATCTCCCTTTGCATAATATACAAATTCATCGTCTCTctgtccccagtctctcccctagtCTCACTCACCTCAAGGGGTTCTCCAGAGTAAGATACCCACTCTGGGATCTCCCGTCCCTCCATCCTCATCTCAGCTTCCAGTAAATCCACCTTCCTCCCCTACTCTAATATCTGTATTTATTGGGAGAAAGTTCTGGGTATTGTGAGAGACCCTTTCCACTCTCCCAGGTATATATGTACATAGGGCTGTCAcgcctctctcctctccctccctgccacTGTGCAAATACAGCCATGATACACACTCACTGCTCTGCTGGCTGGGTAAACAGGGGCAGAGCAGATCATTTACCCAGCTGACGTCTCCCGTATAGCTGCACGCTGTGCCAGACGCAGAGCTCAAACTGCGCCAATTTCTATACTGTAAAATACAAAGAAATCTTTCTGCGCACACATGTGCATCTACACAGAGAAGGGAGAATTGCGCCAACTTGTGCCTGGATAAGCGGGACGGGCGAGGGAAGGGGCAAACTAACATAGGCCATCTACAGCAATAACGTGTTCCCATATACAGCTGTCAAGCCGTATCAATACGATGGTTACCAGGTTGTTTCTGATTGGCCGATGCTGAGTTAATCTCTGCAGTATATATAGGTGCTTTTGTTTTTGGTTGTGcagaaaaaatatttttatgtCCAAGTTTACCAACGTTGTTCTTAGTTTTTGTTTGGTATAAATTATTTCATACAGGCAACAGCCTGAAACTCTGAGCCTGGGCTAATACTGGAAaatcgggggagggggggcaactgCATTTCTCCAATAATCAGCACATGGCTCAAATAGCTGTGGCTAATGCCATAGCAGGATAGGGAGGGAGGGGGCTGACTCCAGCCTGCCCCACACTGATCAGCTCAGGCCTGAAAGTGAAAAAGCCTCCAAATAATAaagcccccgcccccccccaccctcccgcgGAACCTCCAGGATAGGAACAGAGGGAGCTGAGAAaaccctcactctggatgtgataggagcagaggTATCTGAGATCTccttcactctggatgtgataggagcagaggTATCAGAGAtcttcactctggatgtgataggagcagaggTAACTGAGATCTccttcactctggatgtgataagaGCAGAGGGGgttgagatctccctcactctggatgtgagaGGAGCAGAGGGAGCTGAGATCTccttcactctggatgtgatagaagAGGAAGGGACTGAGATGTCCCTCAGAGGAGCAGAGGGtgctgagatctccctcactctggatgtgataggaggagaatGGGCTGAGATCTCTATCACTCTagatgtgataggaggagaagggactgagatctctATCCCTCTGGGTGTGATAGGAGCAGAAGGGGCTGAGATCttcctcactctggatgtgataggagcagaAGTGGCTGAGATCTCCCTCATTCTGGttgtgataggaggagaagggactgagatctccctcactctgtaTGTGATAGGAGGAaaagggactgagatctccctcaaaggagcagagggggctgagatctctttcactctggatgtgataggagcagaggaagtagagatctccctcactctggatgtgataggaggaggAGGGACTGAGATctctctcactctggatgtgataggagcagagggAGTAGAGATTTCCATCACTCTGTATGTGATACGAGGAGAAATGGACAAGATCTTCCTcattctggatgtgataggagcagagggGGCTGAGATTTCCATCACTCTGTATGTGATACAAGGAGAAAGGGACAAGATCTCCCTCACTCTGCATGTGATACAAGGAGAAAGGGCCGAGATCTCctgcactctggatgtgataggaggagaagggactgaaATGTCCCTGAGAGGAGCAGAGGGGGCTGAGATCTCTCTCACTCTGAATGTGATAGGAGCAGAGGGGGCTGAgctctccctcactctggatgtgataggaggagaagggattgagatctccctcactctggatgtgatagaaggagaagggactgagatgtCCCTTAGAGGAGCAGAGGgggctgagatctccctcactctggatgtgataggaggagaatGGGCTGAGATCTCTATCACTCTAGATGTGATATgagagaagggactgagatctccctcactctggatgtgataggaggagaagggactgagatctctatccctctggatgtgataggatcagagggggctgagatctcctttactctggatgtgataggagcagagggGGCTGAGATCTCCCTCATTCTGGttgtgataggaggagaagggactgagatctccctaACTCTTtatgtgataggaggagaagggactgagatctccctcagAGGAGCAGAGGGGGCTGAGATCTTTCTCACTCTGGATGTGAGGAAGTAGAGATCTccttcactctggatgtgatacaaGGAGAAAGGGACAAGATCTCCCTTACTCTGaatgtgataggaggagaagggactgagatctccatcattctggatgtgataggagaagAGGAatctgagatctccctcactctggatgtgataggagcagagggagccgagatctccctcactctggatgtgataggagcagagggagcagagatctccctcactctggatgtgataggagaagAGGAATCTGAGATATCCCTCACTCTGGTTGTGATAGGAGCAGTGGGGGCTGaaatctccctcactctggatgtgataagaAGAGAAGGGACTGAGATAtctctcactctggatgtgataggagaagaagggactgagatctccctcactctggatgtgttaGGAGGAGAAAGGACTGAGATGTCCCTGAGAGGAGCAGAGGGGGCTGAGATctctctcactctggatgtgataggagcagagggggctgagatctccctcactctggatgtgataggaggagaagggactgagatctccctcactctggatgtgttaGAAAGAAAATGGGACTGAGATGTCCCTCAGAGGAGCAGAGGGGGCTGAGacctccctcactctggatgtgataggaggagaaaggactgagatctccctcactctggatgtgatagaagGAGAATGGACTGAGATGTCCCTCAGAGGAGCAGAGGGGGCttagatctccctcactctggatgtaaTAGGAGCAGAGGGGGCTGAGATCTTCCTCATTCTGGttgtgataggaggagaagggactgagatctccctcactttGTATGTGataggagaagggactgagatctccctcagAGAAGCAGAAGGGGGCTGAGATCTCTCTCACTCTGGATCTGATAGGAGCAGAGGAAGtagagatctccctcactctga
Coding sequences within:
- the FOXA3 gene encoding hepatocyte nuclear factor 3-gamma, coding for MRMEGREIPEWVSYSGEPLEMYPSATTMGPLTPLNSYMTLSPVAPPASGPYPASSIPTAASGLAYQSYTSPSQPRETAKRYERRYAAHSKPPYSYISLITMAIQQAPGKMLTLNEIYQWIMDLFPYYRQNQQRWQNSIRHSLSFNDCFVRVSRAPDRPGKGSFWALHPNSGDMFENGCYLRRQKRFKLALKQKAATQTPKETSGTPVSEKVESLVEGKEEHGECHTSLLEDGEHGRGTGAYFMELTPEEIGQNSHYDFNHPFSISSLMNVGEPNGMGYRVPDTAGDVSAFYQGLYTRSLLNTS